Part of the Haloarchaeobius litoreus genome is shown below.
TCGGCCCAGCGTGGGGTCGACCACGTCGTCGCCGCGTCGCTCGGGGAGTTCGTGAAGCGACCGACCGGGACCAGAATCCGGACCGCGGACCGACTCCTCGGCGGCAGCTAGAGCTGCAGCCGGTATCGGACGGCGTCGCCGTCCGCTTCTCCGTCCTCGGTTCCGTAGTAGCCGACCAGCGTCTCCCTTTCCTCGAAGCCGAGCTCCTCGTAGAGCGTCCGCGCCGGCGTGTTCTCGACGGCGACGACCAGCTCGACGGCTCGACAGCCCTCGCGCCGGAGCCGGGCGAGCAGCGCGAGGAACAGCTGCCGAGCACGCCCCTCGCGGCGGTGTGCGTGGGCGACGACCAGCTCGGCGACGTGGGCGACCTCGCCGGTGAACGAGTGGATGTAGCCGACGGGCACGCCGTCGACGGCCGAGACGAGCGTCACGCCGGGGGGCAGGTCGTCGAAGAGGCCCGGCACCGGCGCGTCGAGGAGGCCCTGGAGCGCCCGGAGGGCGGGCAGGTCGGCACGTGTCGCCTCGCGGACCGGCATCGTCACGGGAGCGTCGCCCCGCCGGCGACGAACGCGACGAGCACCGCGACGACGGCCCCAGCGAGGGTCGCGAAGAAGTTCACACCCTGGTTGCCGAGGAAGTCGCCCTCGAGCGTGGCCCCGAGCAGGCTGTCGACGGTCATGCCGCCGATGCCGGCGACGAACACGACGCCCGCACCCGTCGCGGTGACCGTCGCCGAGCTGTCCACGGCCGGGAAGACGAGGAGGGCGATGGTGGCGACGACGGCCGCGCCGACGATGCCGGCGAGCTCGCCCTGCCAGGTCACCGCACCGTCGGTGCCCGGCTCGACGGGCTGGAGTGTCGTGATGAGCCGCGGCGAATCGAACACTGCACCGATCTCGCTGGAGAGGGTGTCGCTGAGCGCGGTGGCGATGGAGCCAGCGAACGCGAACAGAAAGATGGTCCCGTCGACGCGCAG
Proteins encoded:
- a CDS encoding GNAT family N-acetyltransferase, with amino-acid sequence MPVREATRADLPALRALQGLLDAPVPGLFDDLPPGVTLVSAVDGVPVGYIHSFTGEVAHVAELVVAHAHRREGRARQLFLALLARLRREGCRAVELVVAVENTPARTLYEELGFEERETLVGYYGTEDGEADGDAVRYRLQL